In Apium graveolens cultivar Ventura chromosome 10, ASM990537v1, whole genome shotgun sequence, the following are encoded in one genomic region:
- the LOC141691316 gene encoding uncharacterized protein LOC141691316 → MDRANRPPDSWDPLLNSLAGTSYIRPERTGRAFSGSSADYPVANNRSEMSKGRVVQMYDDYSVPRGFCWLYAPREDERIYDTPGVPEGYGGCAVGVSEAAFKCGLRVPPLKLIKHLFFQIGIALGQMDPNGFIHINCFQNRCLHARIAPNTRLFWYHYDFRKNPKSPSFYTIARRAGRPDWMETNSNNNATHTHWCYVSGPRLAAMSIWCDVNPSLLLMPSLTLEEKENYTALVDVSVKKLGPGEFREKDWLFSLWVSSREALIERKKARAAERRAAEEAAKKAAEGRATPDPSKETAQTEMASPPRQSRAASEAEEGDGLEYMGEGNPSNRTRNQEGIVRSYLPGWGVLTSDHIVYPARQSTKEVASDLCHGLQLSVDLPTFASASATEACTELLSFLSLAAPWAAAVEDKVRDMETRMAEVKELERRATVAEEELVRVKAHNEVLDGEATVLKEDKSRLEKVNRRISHRNVQLKRSRKELRKKQKQLDQTEERCFQFGADYVLEKAHGLNWDYKQLLDDNLEDPIGRSAIEVPLISSGEDEELSDEDPQA, encoded by the exons ATGGACCGAGCGAACCGCCCCCCAGATTCTTGGGACCCCTTGTTGAACAGCTTGGCGGGAACGTCTTATATTCGCCCCGAGCGAACGGGACGGGCCTTTTCTGGTTCGTCCGCGGACTATCCGGTGGCCAACAATCGATCAGAGATGTCGAAGGGGCGCGTGGTCCAGATGTACGATGATTATTCCGTCCCTCGAGGGTTCTGTTGGCTGTATGCGCCAAGGGAGGACGAAAGGATCTACGATACTCCCGGGGTGCCGGAGGGATACGGAGGCTGTGCCGTGGGAGTTTCAGAAGCAGCCTTTAAGTGTGGCCTAAGGGTGCCTCCGCTGAAGTTAATAAAGCATCTTTTCTTCCAGATAGGCATCGCCCTCGGACAGATGGACCCAAATGGGTTCATCCATATTAACTGTTTTCAGAACAGATGCCTCCACGCCCGGATCGCACCTAACACTCGTCTATTCTGGTATCATTATGACTTTCGGAAGAACCCGAAGAGTCCCAGTTTTTACACCATCGCTCGTCGAGCAGGGCGACCTGATTGGATGGAGACCAACTCGAACAACAATgccactcacactcattggtgtTATGTGAGTGGTCCGCGGTTGGCTGCCATGTCGATTTGGTGCGATGTGAATCCCTCGCTGCTTCTTATGCCGAGCCTGACCTTGGAGGAGAAGGAGAATTACACGGCGTTGGTGGACGTCAGTGTGAAGAAGTTGGGTCCCGGAGAGTTTCGGGAAAAGGACTGGCTCTTCAGCTTGTGGG TGTCTTCAAGAGAGGCTTTGATTGAGAGGAAAAAGGCCAGGGCGGCTGAGAGGAGGGCTGCCGAGGAGGCGGCGAAGAAGGCCGCCGAAGGGAGGGCTACGCCAGATCCTTCGAAGGAGACGGCTCAGACCGAGATGGCTTCGCCGCCCCGCCAATCTCGTGCGGCTTCTGAGGCCGAGGAAGGGGACGGTCTGGAGTATATGGGAGAGGGGAACCCTTCTAACCGTACCCGTAACCAGGAGGGGATCGTGCGTTCCTATCTCCCAGGGTGGGGCGTGCTAACGTCCGACCATATTGTGTACCCGGCCCGACAATCCACAAAGGAGGTGGCTTCGGACTTGTGTCATGGCCTCCAGCTTTCGGTCGATCTTCCGACCTTTGCTTCGGCCTCTGCTACCGAGGCCTGTACGGAGCTTCTGTCCTTCTTGTCCCTG GCTGCTCCTTGGGCCGCAGCCGTGGAGGATAAAGTTCGAGATATGGAGACTCGGATGGCCGAGGTGAAGGAGCTGGAGAGGAGGGCCACGGTAGCCGAGGAGGAACTTGTAAGGGTGAAAGCCCATAACGAGGTCCTGGACGGCGAGGCCACTGTGCTGAAGGAGGACAAGTCCCGACTGGAGAAGGTGAACCGGAGGATCTCCCACCGGAACGTCCAGCTGAAGAGGTCCCGAAAGGAGCTTCGGAAGAAGCAGAAGCAGCTGGACCAGACGGAGGAGCGCTGCTTCCAGTTCGGCGCTGACTAtgtcttggagaaggcccatggcCTGAACTGGGATTATAAGCAGTTGCTGGATGACAACCTGGAGGATCCTATCGGCCGGTCAGCAATCGAAGTCCCTCTTATCTCCTCCGGCGAAGATGAAGAGCTCTCGGATGAAGACCCACAAGCATAA
- the LOC141692579 gene encoding phosphoinositide phospholipase C 6-like translates to MAGSYNYYKMFGCFNRKFKMTDVGPPLDVIETFNVYSDGGNHLSSDQLLKFLIEYQCEANFSILDAEELLQEVLNQRHQLVKYTRNTLDVDDFFFLLFHHELNPPIDSQVHHDMTAPLQHYFIYTGHNSYLTGNQLSSDCSDVPIINALERGVRGIELDLWPNSTKDDIHVLHGRTLTTPVRLDKCFQSITEHAFVKSPYPVIVTLEDHLNPSLRAKVAEMAIRIFGELLYYPEPGCFLEFPSPEELKHRIILSTKPPKEYLESKNSKERDTASPMKKEKDTDSPLKKEKDYASPIKKDTTEELYNENDTQGLEESEIKHMDVIRTVGHKESESDSDGDDSGSQTLSQQGTPGYKRQVATQTPDQHETSDQSAEDCSLDYEKSMQLKAPDEHDKDKISECNTSCHPGDADKHDKVGTSECNKSRQLGKTDEHVEDCGRDDQKSSNFEKNDKHTEVHNVDNQISSQLGTTDKHSENCITDIHQSGQLGKPVEPEDNSIVKKHPKQNETPEKEHSLAAKTRDVDKNENGPDSHLVNAKQPHQLVLTGRKPLSSLLDVGEWNGDDQANVDDDGNKFQLTASAYKHLIAIHAEKPRDGLRRTLIVGVDKVRRLSLSEQELARAAESYGTDIVRFTQKNLVRVYPKGTRVTSSNFRPLTGWMVGAQMVAFNMQGYGRLLWLMHGMFRANGGCGYVKKPKLLMKNTPNEVYDPKAKLPVKMTLKVKVYSGDGWRLDFSQTHFDAYSPPDFYTKVRIVGVPADIANYKTRIIEDDWTPKWDEEFEFPLTVPELALLQIVVQEYDRSEKDDFGGQTCFPVTELKSGIRAVPLHDKKGVKYKSVKLLMRFQFV, encoded by the exons ATGGCGGGAAGTTACAATTACTACAAGATGTTCGGTTGTTTTAATCGAAAGTTTAAAATGACCGATGTTGGGCCGCCGCTGGATGTTATAGAAACATTTAACGTTTATTCCGACGGCGGGAATCATTTATCGTCCGATCAACTTTTGAAATTCTTGATTGAATATCAATGTGAAGCAAATTTCAGTATTTTGGATGCAGAGGAATTGTTGCAAGAGGTTCTAAATCAACGCCATCAATTGGTTAAGTACACTCGGAATACCCTGGATGTCGATGATTTTTTCTTCTTGCTCTTCCATCATGAACTCAATCCTCCCATAGATTCGCAG GTACACCACGATATGACTGCTCCGTTGCAGCACTATTTCATATATACTGGACACAATTCTTACCTAACTGGAAACCAGCTAAGTAGTGATTGCAGTGATGTCCCGATTATAAATGCTCTTGAACGAGGCGTGAGGGGAATAGAACTTGATTTATGGCCAAATTCAACAAAAGATGACATCCACGTTCTTCATGGGAG GACCCTGACTACTCCGGTGAGGCTCGATAAATGCTTCCAGTCTATCACAGAGCATGCATTTGTCAAATCTCCTTATCCTGTTATAGTAACTTTAGAGGACCACCTTAACCCAAGCCTTCGGGCTAAGGTTGCAGAG ATGGCAATTCGAATATTTGGAGAACTTCTTTATTACCCCGAGCCAGGATGCTTCCTTGAATTCCCTTCTCCTGAAGAATTGAAACATCGTATCATACTTTCGACTAAACCACCAAAAGAATACCTTGAATCAAAAAATTCAAAGGAGAGGGATACTGCTTCCCCTATGAAAAAAGAGAAGGATACTGATTCCCCATTGAAAAAAGAGAAGGATTATGCTTCCCCAATTAAAAAAGACACAACAGAGGAGTTGTACAATGAGAATGATACACAAGGG CTTGAAGAATCTGAAATTAAGCATATGGATGTAATACGAACAGTTGGCCACAAG GAAAGTGAGAGTGATAGTGATGGAGATGATTCAGGCAGTCAGACATTATCCCAGCAAGGGACACCAGGGTATAAGCGTCAGGTTGCAACTCAAACACCTGACCAG CATGAGACGTCTGATCAATCTGCCGAAGACTGCAGTTTAGACTACGAGAAATCAATGCAGCTCAAAGCACCTGATGAACATGATAAAGACAAGATATCAGAATGCAATACATCTTGTCATCCTGGGGATGCTGATAAACATGATAAAGTAGGAACATCAGAATGCAACAAATCTAGGCAGCTAGGGAAAACTGATGAACATGTTGAAGATTGTGGCAGGGACGACCAGAAATCCAGCAATTTCGAGAAAAATGATAAACATACTGAAGTTCATAATGTTGATAACCAAATATCTAGCCAACTTGGGACAACTGATAAACATTCGGAAAACTGCATTACAGACATTCACCAATCTGGCCAGCTTGGGAAACCTGTTGAACCTGAGGACAACAGTATAGTGAAGAAACATCCTAAGCAGAATGAAACACCAGAAAAAGAACATAGTCTTGCAGCTAAAACTCGTGATGTTGATAAGAATGAAAACGGTCCTGATAGTCACCTTGTTAACGCCAAACAACCTCACCAGCTTGTGCTAACTGGACGCAAGCCTCTCTCTTCACTTCTTGATGTTGGTGAATGG AACGGTGATGATCAAGCTAATGTGGACGATGATGGCAACAAATTCCAACTTACAGCATCAGCCTACAAGCATCTCATTGCAATTCATGCAGAAAAACCGAGGGATGGATTAAGGAGGACACTAATAGTTGGAGTTGATAAGGTTAGGCGTCTTAGTTTAAGCGAACAAGAACTTGCAAGAGCAGCTGAATCTTATGGAACTGATATAGTTAG GTTTACACAAAAAAATTTAGTGAGAGTATACCCAAAGGGGACTCGTGTAACATCCTCAAATTTTAGGCCACTAACTGGGTGGATGGTTGGAGCCCAGATGGTCGCATTCAATATGCAG GGATATGGTAGATTACTGTGGTTGATGCATGGAATGTTTAGAGCCAATGGTGGTTGTGGTTATGTGAAAAAACCTAAACTTCTTATGAAGAACACCCCAAATGAGGTATATGATCCTAAAGCAAAATTGCCTGTAAAGATGACTTTAAAG GTAAAAGTATACTCGGGGGATGGATGGCGTCTCGATTTCAGCCAGACACACTTTGATGCATACTCGCCACCAGATTTTTACACAAAG GTTCGCATAGTTGGAGTACCAGCAGATATAGCAAATTATAAAACAAGAATCATTGAGGATGATTGGACTCCAAAATGGGATGAAGAATTTGAGTTTCCTTTGACAGTACCAGAGCTAGCTTTGCTTCAGATAGTAGTTCAAGAGTATGACAGGTCCGAAAAAGATGACTTTGGTGGACAGACATGTTTCCCTGTGACAGAACTCAAATCTGGGATCCGAGCAGTTCCACTTCATGACAAAAAGGGTGTGAAATATAAATCTGTTAAGCTTCTTATGCGGTTTCAGTTCGTATAA
- the LOC141691317 gene encoding uncharacterized protein LOC141691317: MKLARSLEAKHLRAFSDSMLVVKHFTGEYEQRDPRTKAYAAKVRDASLSFETFELSQIGRENNSNADALSRLASVETQNLTGSIYLTEAKTPSIEKKECLEIHQGSDWMTPLRNFREKGILPSDRKEALKIKYRASNYTIINGRMYRRSVSQPLLRCLNNEEQQ, from the coding sequence ATGAAGCTGGCCCGAAGCCTTGAGGCGAAACACCTAAGGGCCTTCAGTGATTCCATGTTGGTCGTGAAACACTTCACGGGGGAATATGAGCAAAGGGATCCCCGAACGAAAGCCTATGCTGCCAAGGTACGAGATGCTTCTTTATCatttgaaacctttgaactaagTCAAATTGGCAGAGAGAATAATTCTAATGCAGACGCCCTTTCCAGGCTAGCTTCGGTCGAGACACAGAACTTAACTGGTTCTATTTACCTCACTGAAGCCAAGACGCCTTCGATCGAGAAGAAAGAATGTCTTGAAATCCACCAGGGGAGTGACTGGATGACCCCCCTTAGGAACTTTCGGGAGAAAGGCATTCTACCATCAGACCGAAAGGAAGCGTTGAAAATTAAATACAGAGCATCGAACTACACAATAATTAATGGGCGGATGTATCGCCGGTCAGTCAGTCAACCCCTTCTGCGATGTTTGAACAACGAAGAACAACAATAG